From the Saimiri boliviensis isolate mSaiBol1 chromosome X, mSaiBol1.pri, whole genome shotgun sequence genome, one window contains:
- the IGBP1 gene encoding immunoglobulin-binding protein 1: MATEDELLLPRLPELFETSKQLLDEVEVATEPAGSRIVQEKVFRGLDLLEKAAEMLKQLDLFSRNEDLEEIASTDLKYLLVPAFQGALTMKQVNPSKRLDHLQRAREHFINYLTECRCHHVAEFELPKTKDNSAENHTANSSMAHPSLVAMASQRQAKIERYKQKKELEHRLSTMKSAVESGQADDERVREYYLLHLQRWIDISLEEIESIDQEIKILRERDSSREASTSNASRLERPPMKPFILTRNTAQAKVFGAGYPSLATMTVSDWYEQHRKYGALPDQGIAKETPEEEFRKAAQQQENQEKKEEDDDEQTLYRAREWDDWKDTHPRGYGNRQNMG; this comes from the exons ATGGCCACTGAAGACGAGTTACTGCTGCCGCGGCTCCCAGAGCTGTTCGAAACCAGCAAACAGCTGCTAGATGAAGTAGAAGTAGCGACTGAACCCGCCGGTTCCCGGATAGTCCAGGAGAAGGTGTTCAGGGGCCTGGACCTCCTTGAGAAGGCTGCCGAAATGTTAAAGCAGCTCGACTTGTTCAG CCGAAATGAAGATTTGGAAGAGATTGCTTCCACAGACCTGAAGTATCTGTTGGTGCCAGCGTTTCAAGGAGCCCTCACCATGAAACAAGTCAACCCCAGCAAGCGTCTAGATCATTTGCAGCGGGCTCGAGAACACTTTATAAACTACTTAACTGAGTGCCGTTGCCATCATGTGGCAGAGTTTGAGCTGCCCAAAACCAAGGACAACTCAGCTGAAAATCACACTGCTAATTCCTCCATGGCTCATCCTAGCCTCGTTGCTATGGCGTCTCAAAGACAGGCTAAAATAGAGAG ATACAAGCAGAAGAAGGAGTTGGAGCATAGGTTGTCTACAATGAAATCTGCTGTGGAAAGTGGTCAAGCAGATGATGAGCGTGTTCGTGAATATTACCTTCTTCACCTTCAGAGGTGGATTGATATCAGCTTAGAAGAGATTGAGAGCATTGACCAGGAAATAAAGATCCTGAGAGAAAGAGACTCTTCAAGAGAG GCATCAACTTCTAACGCATCTCGCCTGGAGAGGCCTCCAATGAAACCCTTCATTCTCACTCGGAACACGGCCCAAGCCAA AGTATTTGGAGCTGGTTATCCAAGTCTGGCAACTATGACGGTGAGTGACTGGTATGAGCAACATCGGAAATATGGAGCATTACCAGATCAGGGAATAGCCAAGGAAACACCAG AAGAAGAATTCAGAAAAGCAGCTCAGCAAcaggaaaatcaagaaaaaaaggaggaagacgATGATGAACAAACACTGTACAGAGCTCGGGAGTGGGATGACTGGAAGGACACCCATCCTAGGGGCTATGGCAACCGACAGAACATGGGCTGA